In Nitrososphaerota archaeon, the following proteins share a genomic window:
- a CDS encoding dihydroorotate dehydrogenase, translating to MTPDLSVSIGPIKFGRPAMLASGILGISLEVFNRIYRSGAGAVVSKSLSKEPWDGYPNPTIVGIEGGYLNAVGLSNPGAPYFANMIKPNKDVPIIVSLVGSIEDEFEFMVKQFEGCNVAAYELNLSCPHVEKVGLEVGDDPKLVTKIVSRVKSVAKAPVIGKVGLGTTNYLDTVKAAIDGGADAITAINTLRAMGIDIETQRPILSHKIGGLSGLAIKPVAVRCVYEITSKFDIPVIGCGGVSTWEDALEFIFAGASAVQVGSAIGDGWIDIFGNINDGIENYMKKKGYIKISEMVGLAKRF from the coding sequence GTGACGCCTGACCTTTCTGTATCGATTGGACCAATCAAATTTGGCAGGCCTGCAATGCTTGCCTCGGGAATTTTGGGCATATCGCTTGAGGTTTTCAATCGAATTTATCGCAGCGGGGCAGGTGCGGTAGTATCAAAATCACTTAGTAAGGAGCCATGGGATGGCTATCCAAATCCAACCATTGTAGGAATCGAAGGTGGCTATCTTAATGCAGTAGGGCTCTCAAATCCCGGTGCCCCATATTTTGCAAACATGATAAAGCCAAACAAGGACGTTCCAATCATAGTTAGTCTGGTTGGCTCTATTGAAGACGAATTTGAATTCATGGTAAAACAGTTTGAGGGTTGTAATGTTGCGGCATACGAGCTAAACCTGTCTTGCCCTCATGTGGAAAAGGTCGGACTCGAAGTAGGCGATGATCCAAAACTGGTAACAAAAATTGTATCTAGAGTCAAGTCGGTTGCAAAAGCTCCAGTGATAGGTAAAGTCGGACTTGGCACTACAAACTATCTGGATACCGTCAAGGCTGCAATCGACGGAGGAGCAGATGCAATCACGGCAATTAACACTCTGCGCGCAATGGGAATTGATATAGAGACGCAACGACCAATACTGAGCCATAAAATTGGAGGACTGTCTGGTCTTGCGATAAAACCTGTGGCAGTCCGATGCGTCTATGAAATCACATCAAAATTCGACATTCCAGTAATTGGTTGTGGTGGAGTCTCTACATGGGAAGATGCACTAGAGTTTATCTTTGCAGGGGCGTCTGCCGTGCAAGTGGGCAGCGCGATAGGTGATGGGTGGATCGACATCTTTGGAAACATCAATGATGGTATTGAAAATTACATGAAGAAAAAAGGATATATAAAAATCTCGGAGATGGTAGGTCTTGCAAAGCGTTTCTAA
- a CDS encoding dihydroorotate dehydrogenase electron transfer subunit: protein MRTIEKVIDETPTVRTIIISDSNLENVLPGQFAMVWIPGVNELPMSIMITEEKGKAAFTVRKRGVSSTALYDLKVGQQIGVRGPYGNSFDIRDGKIALIGGGTGLVPLMRLAKFAKPTNDITILMGSKSKDEVFFESLANRILVDKKHQIIVTTEDGSYGERGFVTDVLENLVKGTKFDAIYTCGPEKMMHKIVQLANSKGIFVQASLERMMKCAIGICGSCCMDEVLVCHDGTIFDGKFLANSQEFGHNHRAKSGILENY, encoded by the coding sequence ATTAGAACAATTGAAAAGGTAATAGACGAAACCCCGACTGTCCGAACTATAATAATATCTGATTCAAATCTGGAAAATGTTTTGCCTGGACAATTCGCAATGGTATGGATTCCAGGTGTGAACGAGCTGCCAATGAGCATAATGATTACAGAAGAAAAAGGCAAGGCCGCATTTACTGTTCGAAAGCGCGGCGTATCATCTACTGCCTTGTATGACCTAAAGGTGGGACAGCAAATCGGAGTCCGCGGTCCATATGGCAATTCATTTGACATTCGTGACGGCAAAATTGCACTTATTGGTGGCGGGACAGGCTTAGTCCCGCTGATGAGGCTAGCAAAATTTGCCAAGCCGACAAACGATATTACAATACTGATGGGCTCCAAGTCAAAAGACGAAGTTTTCTTTGAAAGTCTTGCAAATAGAATTCTTGTGGATAAAAAGCACCAAATTATAGTAACTACAGAAGACGGCTCGTACGGAGAACGAGGCTTTGTTACAGACGTGCTGGAAAATCTAGTCAAGGGTACAAAGTTTGATGCAATTTACACTTGTGGTCCTGAAAAAATGATGCACAAAATTGTCCAACTTGCAAATTCAAAAGGAATTTTCGTCCAAGCATCACTGGAACGAATGATGAAATGCGCAATAGGAATCTGCGGCAGCTGTTGCATGGATGAAGTATTGGTGTGTCATGACGGTACTATCTTCGATGGAAAATTTCTGGCAAACTCGCAAGAATTTGGTCACAATCATAGAGCCAAGTCTGGAATCTTGGAAAATTACTAA
- a CDS encoding ribonucleotide-diphosphate reductase subunit beta codes for MYFVIVTELGIVVSQNNTVSKSFAFDNSAAEFVEAKKGNLKNNSIINYLRELNAGFFISDDALLKVLKKESLDVQIMDEKQLDEIQANKPQVLVDAGFAKNVGDAMSKLRDFALSLSASRVTEVSQSPDLHIIQAINALDEMDVMINGLSSRLREWYGLHFPELDNIIDSINGYAQIVMAGNRSSLSERVYQDAGFPDSKVQMLSVIQQKSKGGDISPENLAIVQSIAKQILDMAKARNAIESHIESQMKSIAPNVSAILGTAVGARILAKAGSIKKLATLPASTIQVLGAEKALFRALKTGTQPPKHGILFQHPIVHAAPRWQRGKMARAIASKAAIAARVDVYGAGLNQTLLDKLNVRITEIGEKYKEPTERPPQPQREERQDFGRR; via the coding sequence GTGTATTTTGTTATAGTAACAGAGCTTGGAATTGTAGTTTCACAAAATAATACCGTTTCCAAATCATTTGCCTTTGATAATTCAGCAGCAGAATTTGTGGAAGCAAAAAAAGGTAATCTAAAAAACAATTCCATCATTAATTATCTCAGAGAATTAAACGCGGGATTTTTCATAAGTGATGACGCACTGCTCAAGGTGCTCAAAAAAGAATCACTTGACGTTCAGATAATGGATGAAAAACAACTAGACGAAATCCAAGCAAACAAGCCCCAGGTCTTAGTTGATGCTGGATTTGCAAAAAATGTCGGCGACGCCATGTCAAAGCTTAGAGACTTTGCATTATCACTATCGGCATCAAGGGTTACTGAGGTATCCCAGAGTCCAGACCTGCACATCATCCAGGCAATCAATGCGCTTGACGAAATGGACGTAATGATTAACGGTTTATCATCAAGATTGCGAGAATGGTATGGTTTGCACTTTCCAGAACTTGACAATATCATAGACAGCATAAACGGTTATGCACAAATCGTCATGGCTGGCAACAGATCTTCTCTTTCAGAGCGAGTCTACCAGGATGCGGGCTTTCCAGATTCCAAAGTCCAGATGCTTTCTGTAATTCAGCAAAAAAGTAAGGGTGGTGATATTTCCCCAGAAAATCTCGCCATAGTCCAATCAATAGCAAAACAAATTCTTGACATGGCAAAGGCAAGAAATGCAATTGAATCCCACATTGAATCTCAGATGAAGTCCATTGCTCCAAACGTTTCGGCCATACTTGGCACTGCGGTTGGGGCAAGAATTTTGGCCAAAGCAGGGAGCATCAAGAAATTGGCAACACTTCCTGCAAGCACCATTCAGGTTCTTGGCGCAGAAAAGGCTCTATTTCGGGCACTAAAGACCGGAACACAACCACCAAAGCACGGAATTTTGTTCCAACACCCAATAGTTCACGCAGCACCACGATGGCAGCGAGGCAAGATGGCTCGAGCCATCGCATCAAAGGCAGCAATTGCTGCACGCGTTGATGTATACGGCGCAGGACTAAACCAGACTCTACTGGACAAGCTAAACGTTCGAATCACAGAGATTGGAGAAAAATACAAAGAGCCAACAGAGCGCCCACCACAACCACAGAGAGAAGAACGTCAGGACTTTGGAAGAAGAGA